One stretch of Legionella birminghamensis DNA includes these proteins:
- the sufB gene encoding Fe-S cluster assembly protein SufB: MAKSNEQITALLEREYQHGFVTDIEVETFEPGLNEDVIRRLSAIKNEPQFLLDWRLKAFAHWKTMTHPEWSSVHYPPIDYQNISYYSAPKSQKDAPKSLDEVDPELLRTYEKLGIPLREQEMLAGVAVDAVFDSVSVATTFKAKLAEVGVIFCPLSEAVHLYPELVKQYLGSVVSYRDNFYAALNSAVFSDGSFVYIPKGVRCPMELSTYFRINAASTGQFERTLIIADDHSYVSYLEGCTAPMRDENQLHAAVVELVALDGAQIKYSTVQNWYPGDKEGKGGIYNFVTKRGACRGKQSKISWTQIETGSAITWKYPSVILQGDDSVGEFYSVALTNNFQQADTGTKMIHLGKNTRSTIIAKGISAGHAHNAYRGLVRIAPTATNARNFTQCDSMLMGSNCSAHTFPYIEVKNPTAHIEHEATTSKISEEQLFYCQQRGIETEDAVSMIVNGFCKQVLKELPMEFAVEATKLLGISLEGAVG, translated from the coding sequence GTGGCTAAAAGCAATGAACAAATTACAGCCCTTTTGGAAAGGGAATATCAGCATGGTTTTGTGACCGACATTGAAGTAGAAACGTTTGAACCCGGGTTAAACGAGGACGTTATCCGCCGATTGTCTGCCATTAAGAATGAACCGCAGTTTCTGCTCGACTGGCGTTTGAAAGCCTTTGCCCATTGGAAAACCATGACGCATCCTGAATGGTCAAGTGTTCATTACCCGCCAATTGATTACCAGAACATTTCCTATTATTCCGCACCAAAATCCCAAAAAGATGCGCCCAAAAGCCTGGATGAAGTTGATCCAGAATTACTGCGTACCTATGAAAAACTGGGGATTCCATTGCGTGAGCAGGAAATGCTTGCCGGTGTTGCGGTCGATGCAGTATTTGACAGTGTTTCTGTCGCCACTACTTTTAAAGCCAAACTGGCTGAAGTGGGTGTGATTTTTTGCCCGCTTTCAGAAGCAGTCCATCTTTACCCGGAACTGGTAAAACAATATCTGGGTTCGGTTGTTTCGTATCGCGATAACTTTTATGCAGCGCTTAACTCAGCTGTTTTTAGTGACGGTTCCTTTGTCTATATTCCCAAGGGTGTCCGCTGCCCTATGGAATTGTCCACTTATTTCCGTATTAATGCGGCCTCCACGGGGCAATTTGAGCGTACTTTGATTATCGCTGATGATCACAGTTATGTTTCCTATCTTGAAGGTTGTACCGCGCCTATGCGCGATGAAAACCAGCTGCATGCTGCCGTAGTAGAGCTGGTTGCCTTAGACGGTGCCCAAATCAAGTACTCCACTGTACAAAACTGGTATCCGGGAGACAAAGAAGGAAAGGGCGGCATTTATAATTTTGTAACAAAACGAGGCGCTTGCCGCGGCAAGCAGTCAAAAATCTCCTGGACCCAGATTGAAACGGGTTCGGCGATTACCTGGAAATATCCCAGTGTTATTCTCCAGGGTGATGATTCAGTCGGTGAATTTTATTCGGTAGCCCTGACGAATAATTTTCAACAGGCAGATACTGGCACCAAAATGATTCATTTAGGCAAGAATACCCGTTCGACAATTATTGCCAAGGGTATCAGTGCCGGGCATGCGCATAATGCTTATCGTGGTTTGGTGCGCATCGCCCCAACCGCCACCAATGCAAGAAATTTCACCCAATGTGATTCGATGTTAATGGGCAGCAATTGTTCAGCCCATACGTTTCCCTATATCGAAGTTAAAAACCCCACTGCTCATATTGAGCATGAGGCAACCACCTCAAAAATTTCTGAGGAACAATTATTTTATTGCCAGCAACGAGGGATTGAAACGGAAGATGCCGTATCAATGATCGTTAATGGTTTCTGTAAACAGGTTTTAAAAGAACTACCTATGGAATTTGCGGTTGAAGCGACCAAATTATTAGGTATTAGTCTGGAAGGGGCAGTAGGTTAA
- a CDS encoding SUF system Fe-S cluster assembly regulator — MLRISKLADYGTVVMVHLAKSPEHLCNARDIAQHTHLSIPTVSKLLKRLTAAGLLISVRGVSGGYRLQRPANEISVAQIIYALEEQRGLIECSLQPNECSLQGFCHIQGNWRLISQAIEAALDSVSLEVLAKPTLQSIEIDRIKQLASGVSRG; from the coding sequence ATGCTGCGCATCAGCAAATTGGCCGATTATGGGACAGTAGTAATGGTGCATCTGGCGAAATCGCCTGAGCATCTTTGTAATGCCCGGGATATAGCCCAGCATACTCATCTGAGCATTCCAACGGTCAGTAAATTATTAAAACGATTGACGGCAGCGGGCTTGCTAATTTCTGTACGCGGGGTTAGCGGCGGTTATCGGCTGCAGCGTCCGGCCAATGAGATTTCAGTGGCACAGATTATTTATGCGCTGGAAGAACAGCGCGGCTTAATTGAATGCAGTTTGCAACCTAATGAATGTTCTTTGCAGGGTTTTTGTCACATTCAGGGAAACTGGCGTTTGATTAGCCAGGCGATTGAAGCTGCTTTGGACAGCGTAAGCCTGGAGGTTCTGGCCAAGCCAACATTGCAAAGTATTGAAATTGACCGCATCAAGCAGTTAGCGAGTGGAGTAAGTCGTGGCTAA
- a CDS encoding HAD family acid phosphatase has product MTSLPQRISLVFLLLFNISTLFAEPQNLGLLKNELIHYHDDGEYEKEFNTVVCKAQHYIDKRAAQNNQRGNKQKLAIVLDIDETSLSNYRSMSEHNFSITRTGFAREILKSRGAVFASMLQLFQDAQRHNITVFFVSGRNTSERQATEKNLRSAGYNNWGGLFLKPMDYKEPSIIPFKSGTRQAIEAKGYTIVATIGDQFSDLKGGFAEKGFKLPNPYYYLP; this is encoded by the coding sequence ATGACATCATTACCGCAGCGTATTTCTCTTGTATTTCTTCTCCTCTTTAATATTTCCACTCTGTTTGCTGAGCCGCAAAACCTTGGTCTTCTAAAAAACGAGCTGATTCACTATCATGATGATGGCGAGTATGAAAAAGAATTTAATACAGTAGTCTGTAAGGCACAACATTACATAGATAAACGCGCCGCTCAAAATAATCAGCGGGGAAACAAGCAGAAACTCGCTATTGTTCTCGATATCGATGAAACCAGTTTGAGCAACTACCGGTCTATGTCAGAACATAATTTCTCCATCACCAGAACTGGTTTTGCCCGGGAAATTTTAAAATCCAGAGGCGCCGTATTTGCCTCCATGCTGCAGCTTTTTCAAGATGCACAACGCCACAATATTACCGTTTTTTTTGTAAGCGGCCGCAATACCAGCGAACGCCAGGCCACCGAAAAAAATCTCCGTTCCGCAGGTTATAACAATTGGGGCGGTTTGTTTCTAAAACCCATGGATTATAAAGAGCCATCAATTATCCCATTTAAATCCGGTACGCGACAGGCAATAGAAGCCAAGGGGTATACGATTGTTGCGACTATTGGTGATCAATTCAGTGATTTAAAAGGCGGTTTTGCAGAAAAAGGATTTAAGCTGCCCAACCCTTATTATTATTTACCCTAG
- a CDS encoding autotransporter outer membrane beta-barrel domain-containing protein, giving the protein MHRKDLHRIKLGLLPIMLGLSSNLFAYAPLPLASSYNDSQKDIPLFSSLTPLFATLFWIGGNGQWSNDANWTGGVEPTSTDFAIIDAAVTVDITNYAAAAQGLNLDSGATLLVNAGGSLTTGYSGSFNDLIIGNLGAASLQINGGTVNSESAVIGLSSTGIGAASITSGGVWNSNFLTVGYGGTGTLNIVDGTLNSNFLSVGAFGNGTVNIGDGILTTNDSIIAERFGSGVVNVVGANAVWNNANTLTVGLSAFGGTGTLNITNGGRVTDTTALIGGLGAGQFEGGVGIATISGAGSIWLNTNTLSIGNDLAKGTVNISDGALVIAGTTKVGSFATQANLNISGTPGSRGILSTGQLTTAFSQNVNATFDGGILQATVNQTNFISGFNPGELVIATGGLFVDSQAFTVVANSVFSGIGGLTKLGSGHLILNGDQLYTGPTEVLDGQLTVNGRLSGNMLVGPNSRLSGNVTTGSTILQGVIAPGNSIGTIVVAGDYTQTAGSVYEAEINPLGQSDFIHVLGTATLEPGAGLFVLKEPGLYNTTHYTLLTADGGLTGTYSNFTQNMPLIDLVLSYDANNVYLDIFRNQTPIAFFGQTANQMNTAVGVESLGAGNPVYDALINLPDSVSINDALNRLSGEIYASSVAALVDESRYVRDALWTYLDNPAGVNTQQINGINFWTQAFGAWGRLDGNVNAAKMKRDTQGIFIGGDTHIGQQSGVGILGGYSQSDFRVSKRFSKNDIDNYHLGLYGYTRINQFTLNAAASYSWQDGDTYRNVEFPLFSNRLNASPDARTKQVFGEVGYLFDLNALSIKPVANLAYVDAEVDTLREAGGAASLYAQEASQHMTYSTLGAREKSLLYTGSNYNLSQRLFLGWQHAYDNLIPNTNLAFSSGSAAFSIYGTPLARNALVLDASLQAQHLSKNMLLSLAYFGQFSDQVRDQGVAARFSWHFA; this is encoded by the coding sequence TGCACCGGATTAAGCTGGGTCTTCTGCCTATTATGTTAGGCCTTTCATCCAATTTATTTGCATATGCACCCTTGCCTCTGGCTTCTTCCTATAATGATTCACAAAAAGACATCCCTTTGTTTTCATCGTTAACGCCATTATTTGCCACACTGTTTTGGATTGGAGGTAATGGACAATGGTCAAATGATGCGAACTGGACTGGGGGAGTTGAACCGACAAGTACTGATTTTGCCATAATCGATGCTGCAGTTACGGTGGATATCACTAATTATGCAGCAGCAGCTCAAGGCTTGAATTTGGATAGCGGAGCGACTCTTTTAGTGAATGCAGGGGGTTCTTTAACGACTGGTTATTCTGGATCATTTAACGATTTGATAATAGGGAACCTTGGTGCTGCCTCACTACAGATTAATGGCGGTACAGTGAACAGCGAGTCTGCGGTGATAGGCCTATCTTCTACAGGTATTGGTGCAGCGTCAATAACATCAGGGGGTGTCTGGAACAGTAATTTTCTGACTGTAGGTTATGGCGGTACTGGTACATTGAATATTGTCGACGGGACATTGAACAGTAATTTTCTTAGTGTAGGTGCTTTCGGTAATGGCACAGTGAATATTGGCGACGGGATATTGACTACAAATGATAGTATTATAGCTGAGCGATTTGGATCCGGTGTAGTGAATGTAGTAGGTGCAAACGCTGTCTGGAACAATGCGAATACGCTAACCGTAGGTCTTTCAGCCTTTGGAGGAACTGGTACTTTAAATATTACGAACGGGGGGAGGGTGACCGACACGACTGCTTTAATTGGCGGTTTAGGAGCGGGGCAGTTTGAAGGCGGTGTTGGAATCGCTACTATCTCAGGTGCTGGTTCAATTTGGTTAAATACGAATACTTTATCAATCGGCAATGATCTTGCCAAGGGGACAGTAAACATTTCTGACGGTGCCCTGGTTATTGCCGGTACGACTAAAGTCGGTTCATTTGCCACGCAAGCTAATTTAAATATCTCAGGAACTCCCGGCAGCCGGGGTATATTATCGACAGGCCAGTTAACGACTGCCTTTTCACAGAATGTGAACGCCACTTTTGATGGGGGGATATTACAAGCGACGGTGAACCAGACCAATTTCATCAGTGGTTTTAACCCCGGTGAGCTGGTAATTGCTACCGGAGGACTGTTTGTGGACTCCCAGGCATTTACCGTTGTCGCTAACAGTGTTTTCTCTGGAATAGGGGGCTTGACCAAACTGGGCTCAGGCCATTTGATTTTAAATGGAGATCAACTATACACTGGACCAACTGAAGTTCTGGATGGTCAGCTAACTGTCAATGGCCGGCTTAGCGGGAATATGCTGGTTGGGCCAAACAGCCGACTAAGTGGTAATGTCACTACGGGATCAACTATCCTACAAGGGGTAATCGCACCTGGTAACTCTATTGGCACTATTGTTGTCGCGGGGGATTATACCCAGACTGCGGGTTCAGTCTATGAAGCCGAAATAAATCCACTGGGTCAGTCTGATTTTATTCATGTACTGGGAACCGCCACTCTGGAACCTGGTGCCGGTCTTTTTGTCCTTAAGGAACCAGGCCTTTATAACACCACGCACTATACACTATTAACTGCGGATGGCGGTTTAACGGGTACCTATAGCAATTTTACCCAAAATATGCCGCTTATTGATCTGGTACTAAGCTATGATGCCAATAATGTGTATTTGGATATATTCCGAAACCAGACGCCGATTGCCTTTTTTGGACAAACTGCAAATCAAATGAATACAGCGGTAGGTGTGGAAAGTTTGGGGGCAGGAAATCCAGTCTATGATGCACTGATTAATCTGCCCGATAGCGTCAGTATCAATGATGCATTAAACCGTTTAAGTGGTGAAATATACGCTTCCAGTGTTGCGGCACTCGTCGATGAGAGCCGCTATGTGCGTGATGCCCTATGGACTTATCTGGATAATCCTGCTGGCGTCAATACCCAACAAATAAACGGTATCAACTTTTGGACACAAGCTTTTGGCGCATGGGGAAGGCTTGATGGTAATGTGAATGCTGCAAAGATGAAGCGCGATACCCAAGGTATTTTTATCGGCGGGGATACGCATATCGGCCAGCAAAGCGGGGTAGGTATTTTAGGCGGCTACAGTCAATCCGATTTCAGAGTAAGTAAGCGATTTTCAAAGAATGATATCGATAATTATCATCTGGGACTGTATGGATATACCCGCATTAATCAGTTCACGTTAAATGCTGCCGCATCCTATTCTTGGCAGGATGGGGATACTTATCGTAATGTGGAGTTTCCTCTGTTCTCAAATCGTTTAAATGCAAGCCCCGATGCTCGTACTAAGCAGGTCTTTGGGGAAGTAGGTTATTTGTTTGATTTAAATGCTCTGTCAATTAAACCGGTAGCAAATCTTGCCTACGTGGATGCTGAGGTTGATACTTTAAGGGAAGCTGGCGGTGCTGCAAGTCTGTATGCCCAGGAAGCTAGCCAGCATATGACTTATTCAACCCTTGGTGCCCGAGAAAAAAGTCTGCTTTATACCGGCTCGAATTACAACCTCAGTCAACGGCTTTTTCTGGGCTGGCAGCATGCTTATGATAATTTAATACCAAATACCAACCTTGCATTTAGCTCAGGTAGTGCAGCATTCAGCATTTATGGAACTCCTCTTGCAAGGAATGCTTTGGTATTGGATGCCAGTTTACAAGCCCAGCACCTCTCGAAAAACATGTTGCTCAGCTTAGCCTATTTTGGCCAATTTTCTGATCAGGTTCGTGATCAGGGGGTTGCTGCACGTTTCTCCTGGCATTTTGCATAA